GCCCGTAGACGACTGCCGCGGCGACCGCCGGCAGCGGCCACGGCCACTCGTAGAGGGGCAACGCCAGCCACGCCCAGGTGCCGGCGGCGGCCAGCCCCACGTGCGCCAGGCCGTGGCCGATCCCGAGGATCCAGTGCCGGACGTGCCGTTTCCCGCCGGCGCTCGGCGGCTTGGCGAAGAAGGCCGCGCCGAGCAGCGCCACCCCCAGCATGATCACCAACGGGACACTGAACAGCCGCTGCTCCGTGGTACCCGCCCGGTTCGCCGCCACCCCGGCCATGGCCAGCATCAGCAGCGTGTGCACGGTGCCGAGCAGCGTCGTGAAGCCCGGGTTGCGGAACGGGAGCCGGGCGAAGATCCCCCAGCCGTACCGCCGCGACCGCGCCGCGTCCGGGTAGCGGCCGGCCAGGTCGTACCCGCGGGTGCGGCTGGCCCGCCGGGAGAGGGTGTCCTTCGGCGGCACCTCGATCCGCTGCGGCAGCTTGTGCGTCGGGTACAGGTACGCCCCGCCCCCGCCGCAGGTGACGAGCTGCCGTTCCGGGCCGGCGTACCGGGCGTAGTGGTGCAGGTCGCCCGAGATCAGCAGCCGCACGTGCGCCCCGGTGGGGGCGATGATCGTACGGATGAAGTAGTCGATCGAGTCGTACGCCGTGGGGTGGTCGACGGCCTTGACCCAGGTCGGCGCCGGCACCGCCAGGATCACCCGGCTCTGCGGCCCGAGCCGGCGGGCCACCTCGTCGAAGTAGGCGAGCTGCGGATCGTCCAGGTACGACCCGGACTGGTCGTCCAGGCCGAGCAGCCACCAGTCGCCGGGCAGTTCCACCGCGAAGTACGACCGGGACTGGCCGGTGCCCCAGCCGCCGAAGTGCCGGTCCCGGGAACGGACGAAGATCCGCAGGAAGGCGGTCAGCCCGTCGTACCAGTCGTGGTTGCCGGGCACGGCGAAGAGCGCCGGGCGCTCGGTCGGGGCCACCGGCATCGCGGCCTGGTACGGCCCCTTGCAGCGGTCCTCGTACGCCTCGTAGCCCGCCGACGGGTAGACCTGGTCACCCCCCATCACCAGGGTCTGCGCCCGGGGCAGCCGGTGCCCGTCCACCACCAGCTCCGGCTGCGCCAGCAGGTACGCCACCGAGTACGTGGCGTTGAAGCCGTCACCCAGGTCCGCCACGTAGTCCAGCCAGAGCCCACCGTCCGGCCCCACCTGCTTCGCGATCCGCGCGTCCAGGGCGTTCTGCAGCTCCCGCTTGTCCAGGTACGCCCCGAACAGCATCGCCAGCAGCGTACGGATGCCGGTGCTGATCAGCAGGAACGGCGCGAGCCACGGCACCGGCTTGCGCGGGGTGAACCCCAGCTCGACCGGGTCGAGGCTGCGCGGCCGGCGGGCGGCCCGTTCACCGGGGGCATGCTCGCCGTCGGCGGGGTGAGCGGCTTCGGGGTGGATTCCTGAATCGTCCGTCACCCGGCGGAGCGTAGTCCGGACGTGCCGCCACCGCTGTCCGGAGAACGGCCGGATCGCGCGGGGTGTCCGGATCGGCGGCCGGGTGGTGGGGAACCCCCTCGGGCGGTGGTCGGGGAGTGGCGTACACTTTCTGATCGTTG
This genomic interval from Micromonospora coxensis contains the following:
- a CDS encoding metallophosphoesterase family protein translates to MTDDSGIHPEAAHPADGEHAPGERAARRPRSLDPVELGFTPRKPVPWLAPFLLISTGIRTLLAMLFGAYLDKRELQNALDARIAKQVGPDGGLWLDYVADLGDGFNATYSVAYLLAQPELVVDGHRLPRAQTLVMGGDQVYPSAGYEAYEDRCKGPYQAAMPVAPTERPALFAVPGNHDWYDGLTAFLRIFVRSRDRHFGGWGTGQSRSYFAVELPGDWWLLGLDDQSGSYLDDPQLAYFDEVARRLGPQSRVILAVPAPTWVKAVDHPTAYDSIDYFIRTIIAPTGAHVRLLISGDLHHYARYAGPERQLVTCGGGGAYLYPTHKLPQRIEVPPKDTLSRRASRTRGYDLAGRYPDAARSRRYGWGIFARLPFRNPGFTTLLGTVHTLLMLAMAGVAANRAGTTEQRLFSVPLVIMLGVALLGAAFFAKPPSAGGKRHVRHWILGIGHGLAHVGLAAAGTWAWLALPLYEWPWPLPAVAAAVVYGPVIGLVSSQVVGAYLLIAGSFGVNLNELFAGQGIEDAKSFLRMRISPDGALTIYPIAVDRVSRDWRLNPDQSPTASWLLPKDPLTPRLAEPPITLT